Proteins from a genomic interval of Chionomys nivalis chromosome 7, mChiNiv1.1, whole genome shotgun sequence:
- the Lyrm9 gene encoding LYR motif-containing protein 9, with translation MAPLPGAELVQTSLQLYRYLLRCCRQLPTKGIQEHYKHAVRQGFRVHSDEDNPERILQIIKRAIEDADWIMNKYKKQN, from the exons ATGGCCCCACTGCCGGGGGCAGAGCTTGTCCAGACATCGCTGCAGCTGTACCGTTACTTGTTGCGTTGCTGCCGGCAGCTGCCAACCAAGGGCATCCAGGAGCACTACAAGCATGCTGTCAGGCAG GGTTTCCGGGTTCACTCAGATGAAGACAACCCTGAGAGAATCCTGCAGATTATCAAAAGAGCCATTGAAGATGCCGACTGGATCATGAACAAG TATAAAAAGCAAAACTGA